The genomic interval GGCCGTCGACACGGCCCGCATGTTCGCCCGCACGGAACTGCTCGAGCTCTTCGGCGAGGGCTGAGCGACTCCGCTCCGACCAGCGACGACACGGAAAACGGGGGAGGCGGTACAGGGCCGCCGAAATACGGTCGCGGCAGATGTGACCGCCGGGTCATCATGACGACGTGATTCACGGACGCGATGGCTGGGCAGGTGTTGCCGCACCGCGCGGGCCGTGACGCGGTCCGCACGGGCCACCGACGAGAGGCAGAGAGAGATGGTCTACAACGAGCAGGAAACGGCGGGCGCCCCGACGTGTTGTCACGCGGCCAGGTGACCCACACTCCCGGTTGCGTCGACGCTTGATGTGAGGCTGTTTCCCATGTTCGATCCGGTCATAGCGCCCAGCGGTACGCTGCTCGGCCTGCTCCAGCGGGGCCGCGGCGACGGCACACTGCACGCGCTCACCGCCCCGCGCTCCGAGGCGCTCGCGGCGCTGAACCACTGCGTGCTGCGCGACCCGCGCCACGACTGGCAGGTGGAGAACCGCTCCCTCTACTACGCCCGCCTCTACCTCGACCTGCACGGCGGACTCGACGCCGTCGAGGCCCACCTCTTCGCCCCCGAGGACGTCCTCGACACCGACGAGTCACGCACCGGACTCGCCCTCGCCGTCCTCGGCCACCTCGCCTCCTACGGCCGGCGGGACGCCCTGCACCTGTTGCGCAGGTACGCCGCCCAGGGCACCAACTGGGCCTGGGCCCTCGACGAACTGGCCCTCCGCGACGACGACGCGGGCCTGCGGTCCCTCGCCGGCCCGGTGCTCGCGCGCTTCTCCACCGATCCCCAGGGCGAGGCCGAACTGGCCGCGACCGTGCGGGACGCCTTCGAACCACGTCCCTGGCGCCTGTGGGCCGACGACCCGCGCCCGGCCGTCGCCACGCGCGTACGGGCCGCCCGGGAGGCCGGCTCCTTCGACCGCTGGCAACGGCAGATGCGGCCCGCCGGGCCACGCCCCGGCTGGAGCGTCCAGGCCGTGTTCGACTGGGCCCAGCAGGGTCTGGACCGCGGCGCCGCCCTGCACGTGCCGGCCGCCCGCTGTCTGTCCGCCGTGGCGGGCCCCGAGGACCGGCCGGAGATCGTCCGGGCCGCCCAGGACGGCACCGACGGAGCCCGGTGCACGGCGTTGCGCTATCTCGCCGACACCGGGGACCCCAGTGCCCTCGACCTGATCGAGGGCGCCGCGGCCGACGGCTCGACGGCCGTCGTGGACGCCGCCGTCGACGCCTTCGAACGCATGCGCAGCACGGCCGCCGTCGACCGGGCGCGCGGCTGGGCCCGCCGGCCCGACGTGCTGGGCGAGGCCGCCGCACGCGTGCTCGCCTGCCGGGGCGGGGCGCGCGACCGCGACCTGGTCCTCGCCGCACTCCGCGAGGCCGTACGGGGCGAGGGCCCCGACGCGACGACCCTGTGGACCCTCGTCGACGGCGCCGGGCGCCTCGGCATCGCCTGCGCCGCACCCGTACTGCGGCACGTCTACCGCGAGACCGCCTCCTCCCATCTCCGCGGCCGCGCCGCCCGCGCCCTCGCCGCCACCGACCCGTCCTTCCCCACCGGCTTCGCCGTCGAATGCCTCTGGGACTGCGAGGAGACCACCCGCGAGATCGCCGCCCGCCACGCCGAGACCGGCGACGCCCGCGTGGTCGACCGTCTCCGCCGCCTCGCCGCCGACCCGGCGGAAGAGGCCGAGGTCCAGACGGCGGTCCGCAGCAGGATCGGCCCCGAGGAAACGGCGGTGTGATGTCCGGGGCCCGCCGGGGCCGGCGAGGGGGGCCCGGGGGCGCAGCCCCCAGGCGCCTCAGCGACCCCGGCGTGCCCGCGCGGCGACGAACCGCACCGGCGTCCCCGGCCGGGCCTGCGCCGCCGCGGACAGATCCGCCGCGTGCACCACGGCGATGACCGGATAGCCGCCGGTCGTGGGGTGATCGGCAAGAAAAATCACCGGCGTCCCGGCGGGCGGTACCTGGACCGCCCCCAGAACCATTCCCTCACTGGGCAGCTCATCGCACCGCGCGCGCTCCAGCACCGGACCCGTCGTACGCAGTCCGATGCGATTGCTCGCCGGCGAGACGAAGAACGTGCCGGACAGGAAGCGCCGCAGCGCCTCCCCGGTGAACCAGTCGTCGCGCGGCCCCGGCGTCACGCGCAGGACGAGTTCGGCGGGCGGCGCCGCCTGCGGCGCCACGTCCACGCGCGCGTGGGGGCCCGTCGGCGCACCGAGCGGCAGCACCGTCCCGTCCGCCAGCGGCGCCGGACCGAGACCGGACAGCAGGTCCGTGGAGCGGCTGCCCAGCACCGGCTCCACGGCGACCCCGCCGGAGACGGCGACGTAGGCGCGGACGCCGAGGACCGCCGGCCCGACGTCCAGCACGGCCCCGGCGCGCACCCGCACCGGCGCGCCCCAGGCGGCGGGACGTCCGTCCACCCTGACCCGGCAGGGCGCCCCGGTGACCGCCACCGTGACGGTGGAGCGGGGCCGCAGGGAGCAGCCGTCGAGGGTGGTCTCCAGGACGGCCGCGTCCGGGCCGTTGCCCACCAGACGGTTGGCGAGCGCGGCGGCCGGGCCGTCCAGCGCGCCGGAGCGGGGGACGCCGAGGTGGGCGTGGCCGGGGCGGCCGCGGTCCTGAACGGTCGTCAGGGCCCCCGCCCGTACGACGGAGAGCGCGCGGTCCGTCATGCCGTCGGCCCCGTCGGGGTCACCGGGACGAACCGCACGTGCGTGCCGGGGGAGAGCAGCGCCGCGGGTTCCCGGGTGTGGTCCCACAGCACCAGGTCGGTGGTGCCGATGAGCTGCCAGCCGCCGGGGGAGGAGCGCGGGTAGACGCCGGTGTACGGTCCGGCGAGGGCCACCGAGCCCGCCGGGACGGACGTGCGCGGGGCGGACCGCCGGGGCACCTCGTAGCGGGCGGGCAGACCGGTGAGGTAGCCGAAACCGGGGGCGAACCCGCAGAACGCGACGCGGTACTCGGCGTCCGCGTGCAGGCGGGCCGCCTCCGCCGGCGTGACGCCCCAGTGCGCGGCCACGTCCGCCAGGTCCGGGCCGTCGTAGCGCACCGGGATCTCGACCGTCCCGGCCGGACGCGGCGGGGCGGGCGGCACCGGGCGCGAGGTCAGTTCGGCGGCCAGGCGGGCAGGATCGGGCAGGCCGTCGAGCAGCACCGTACGCGCCGCCGGGACGATCTCACGGGCCGTCAGCTCCCCCTCCGCGCGGCGGCGCAGCAGCTCCGCCAGGAGCGCCTGTGCCTCCTCGCCCGTGGCGACCTCGACGAGCAGCGCGTCCTCGCCGACGGGCAGCGTCCTCATGCGAACGCCTCCACCCGGACCCCGGACGCCTCCAGGGCGTCCCGCACCCGTCGCGCCAGGTCCACCGCGCCCGGCGTGTCGCCGTGCAGGCACAGGGAACGGGCCCTCATCCGGATCCGCCGCCCCGAGAGCGCCACGACCTCCCCGCTCCGGGCCAGGTCCACCGAACGTTCCACAACGGCCCCCGGATCGGTGACCAGGGCGCCCTCCTCGCCGCGCGGCACCAAGGTGCCCTCGTCGGTGTACGCGCGGTCCGCGAACGCCTCCTCGACCGCCGGCAGCCCCGCCTCGCCGGCCACCTCCAGCAGCCGTGAGCCGGGCAGCCCGAGCACGGGCAGCGCGGGGTCGGCGAGAACCACCCCGTCCACCACCGCGCGGGCCTGCTCCTCGTCGCGCACCACGCGGTTGTAGAGCGCGCCGTGCGGCTTGACGTACGCCACCCGGCTCCCCGCCGCGCGGGCGAACACCTCGAGGGCGCCGATCTGGTACGCCACCTCGGCCGCCAGTTCGGCGGGCGGCACGTCCATCGCGCGCCGCCCGAACCCCGCCAGGTCGCGGTAGGAGACCTGGGCGCCGATCCGCACCCCGCGCGCGGCGGCGAGTTCGCACACCCGGCGCATGGTGGGCGCGTCCCCGGCGTGGAAGCCGCAGGCCACGTTGGCGCTGGTCACCACCGACAGGAGCCGCTCGTCGTCGGTGAGCCGCCAGTGGCCGAACCCCTCGCCGAGGTCGGCGTTCAGATCGATCGAGGTCATGAATCCTTCGTTCCTTCGTGCGGATGAGGGCCGGCGGGCGCCGTGCGGGTGCCGGTCAGACCACGCGGAACTGCTCGTCCCGCGCGTCGCCCACGAACATCCGGCCCGGCGCGTGCGTGAGGGCGAACGGCGGCCGGGAGGCCATGACCGCCGCCTGGGGGGTGACCCCGCAGGCCCAGAACACCGGGATGTCGTCCGGTGCGAGGTCCACCCGGTCCCCGAAGTCGGGACGGTCCAGGTCGTCGACGCCCAGCGCGGACGGGTCGCCGCAGTGCACCGGACCGCCGTGCACGGCGGGCATCAGACTGCTCTCCCGGATGGCGGCGTCGAGGTGTTCCGGCGGCACGGGCCGCATCGACACCACCATCGGGCCGCTCAGCCGCCC from Streptomyces sp. DH-12 carries:
- a CDS encoding biotin-dependent carboxyltransferase family protein; translated protein: MTDRALSVVRAGALTTVQDRGRPGHAHLGVPRSGALDGPAAALANRLVGNGPDAAVLETTLDGCSLRPRSTVTVAVTGAPCRVRVDGRPAAWGAPVRVRAGAVLDVGPAVLGVRAYVAVSGGVAVEPVLGSRSTDLLSGLGPAPLADGTVLPLGAPTGPHARVDVAPQAAPPAELVLRVTPGPRDDWFTGEALRRFLSGTFFVSPASNRIGLRTTGPVLERARCDELPSEGMVLGAVQVPPAGTPVIFLADHPTTGGYPVIAVVHAADLSAAAQARPGTPVRFVAARARRGR
- the pxpB gene encoding 5-oxoprolinase subunit PxpB, with protein sequence MRTLPVGEDALLVEVATGEEAQALLAELLRRRAEGELTAREIVPAARTVLLDGLPDPARLAAELTSRPVPPAPPRPAGTVEIPVRYDGPDLADVAAHWGVTPAEAARLHADAEYRVAFCGFAPGFGYLTGLPARYEVPRRSAPRTSVPAGSVALAGPYTGVYPRSSPGGWQLIGTTDLVLWDHTREPAALLSPGTHVRFVPVTPTGPTA
- a CDS encoding 5-oxoprolinase subunit PxpA yields the protein MTSIDLNADLGEGFGHWRLTDDERLLSVVTSANVACGFHAGDAPTMRRVCELAAARGVRIGAQVSYRDLAGFGRRAMDVPPAELAAEVAYQIGALEVFARAAGSRVAYVKPHGALYNRVVRDEEQARAVVDGVVLADPALPVLGLPGSRLLEVAGEAGLPAVEEAFADRAYTDEGTLVPRGEEGALVTDPGAVVERSVDLARSGEVVALSGRRIRMRARSLCLHGDTPGAVDLARRVRDALEASGVRVEAFA